The following are encoded together in the Paenibacillus pabuli genome:
- a CDS encoding ketoacyl-ACP synthase III, whose product MVGIKIRDVAVYHPEKVVDNEFYLNHFKEKGRDIGHFLEVMGRDKRYVIDNDSESTLTMGIEAARQVMDKCGLTGEDIDMIVFSTQVPETTFPTNAIYVHRALNVKNECSCQDSNASCAGMTLAVDNTSRYMLSSKNVKRALIVGSDYNTLLANPDQEITYANYGDAACALILEKVEDEVGFIDSAYYSDPVHSDFIRYPQNGLAAETKSDSFNKYIDWHQFDASESIGACYHVIDKVLHDNGLTASDISVFCMSQFALVNIQKVQERFDIPNEKISYVGDVYGYTGTSSPFIAYSEALDQGKINPGDYILFCTVGAGYQWSAVLFKA is encoded by the coding sequence GTGGTAGGTATTAAAATTCGCGATGTTGCTGTATATCATCCAGAAAAAGTTGTAGATAATGAATTCTACCTGAATCATTTTAAGGAAAAAGGGCGCGATATAGGTCACTTCCTTGAGGTAATGGGTAGAGATAAACGGTACGTTATTGACAACGACAGTGAAAGTACTTTAACTATGGGCATCGAAGCGGCGCGGCAAGTAATGGACAAATGCGGATTGACTGGTGAGGATATTGACATGATCGTATTCTCTACACAAGTTCCAGAAACTACATTCCCAACTAACGCAATTTACGTGCACCGGGCACTAAATGTAAAAAATGAATGTTCGTGCCAAGATTCTAATGCTAGTTGTGCAGGCATGACACTGGCTGTAGATAATACATCACGTTACATGTTATCGAGTAAAAACGTCAAACGGGCACTGATTGTTGGTTCAGATTATAATACATTATTGGCTAATCCGGATCAAGAAATCACTTATGCCAATTATGGTGATGCGGCATGTGCTTTGATTTTGGAGAAAGTTGAGGATGAGGTTGGATTTATCGATTCCGCTTATTATTCAGATCCAGTTCACAGCGATTTCATTCGTTACCCACAAAATGGACTTGCTGCTGAAACAAAATCAGACTCATTTAACAAGTACATTGATTGGCATCAGTTTGATGCAAGTGAATCTATTGGCGCATGTTACCATGTAATCGATAAAGTTTTACACGATAACGGATTAACAGCTTCTGATATTTCCGTCTTCTGTATGTCTCAATTCGCTCTGGTCAATATTCAAAAGGTTCAGGAACGTTTTGATATTCCTAATGAAAAAATCTCTTATGTTGGGGATGTTTACGGATATACGGGAACAAGTAGTCCTTTCATTGCGTATAGTGAAGCTTTGGATCAAGGGAAGATTAATCCTGGCGATTATATCCTTTTTTGTACTGTAGGCGCGGGTTATCAGTGGTCTGCTGTATTGTTTAAGGCATAG